The genomic DNA TGCCGGCTGCTAGCCGCGTCCCATTCGAGTTAAAAGCAACAGACCAAATTGCCGATGAATCTCCATCAAAACTGCGGATCAGATTCCCCGTAGCTAAATCCCAAATCTTAATCGTTTTGTCCTTAGAACCGCTAGCTATGGTCAAACCATCAGGACTAAAAGCAACAGCTCCAACTGCATTGGAATGCTCAGCAAAATTCTTAACTGTTACGTTTTTCCAGTTAGTACCATCCTGGCATTGCTTGACAAGGAGTTGAGCATCTGCATAGCGACTAGAACTATTATTAACTTTTTCTCCCTGGTTGATACACTCCTGATAATTGCTCTCTTTATAAAGAGCATTAATTGTATTAAGTTGTTGCGATTCTTGCTGGCGGCGTTGCTGCAACTTCTGCCACTGAAGATAGCCGTAAATAGCAGCAACTACAGCTAAAATAGCAGCAATGCTTGCCCCAATTAAGTAAGGATTTATTCTGCGATTTTGTGGCTGCGGTATAACTGTAAGATTCCGATTTATTGGCGAAACTTGTCCGTTAGATATCGCTTGTGGTAGACCATTGTCTGCTATCCGCGACCCTGGAGGATAAAATCTCCCTGGTGGCTGGTCAGAACTCTGCTTGGGCTGTGTAAAACTTAAAATTAGGTTCTGTAATTTGACGAGTAAGGATTTGGGGAGGACGCGACTTTCGATTAATTCTATATCTTGATCTGTGAGCCCTAAAATTTGCTGCAAGCGTTTCAATTCGTCACGAGTATCCTTGGCAAAGGGATATTCCTGCTGCATCGATTCAACTAAAGCCTGCTCGTACTGCTGCGCCTTATCCTTGAATTTTCGGTAAGGGTTTAATACTTCGTCTTCAATGGCATCTGCTTCTTCTGGCAATAGTTCTAGACTGTTTCGCAGTTCGGCTAAGATTTTGCGGCCGACAATTGAAATTTCCCCTCGATGGCTAGCGCGGCGCTCTACTTCTTCCCGATATATGGTAATTTTAGGAACTCTAGTTCGAGAGCGATCGCTAACTCTTTTGAGATCGGCTACAGCTTCCGCAGCAGACTGATATCGCTGGTGAAAATCGTAGCGTACCATGTTGTCTAAAACATCTGCCAGCTCTTGACTAACTACAGCTAAATGTCGCCAAAATATTTCGCCCCCATGAGGATTATCGCGATCTCGCAGTTTTGGTAATTCATAAGCAGGCAACCCCGTAAGGGCCTGAATTCCGATCATCCCTACTGCATAGATATCGCTGTTTAATTGTGGGTTGTATTGAAATTGTTCAATTGGCATATATTCCAAGGTGCCAATCCGAACTGTAGCCGGCTTTTGACCGCGATCGAGGTTAATTTCTTTAACTGCTCCAAAGTCGAGCAAAACTAATTTGCCATCTGACTGCCGCCGGATTAAATTTCCTGGTTTAATGTCTCGGTGAATCACCCCGTGTCCGTGTACGAACACGAGAATTTCTAAGACTTCTTTCAATAGCCTGACAACTTGCTCTTCCGACAGCGGTTTTCCTGGTAAAATCTCGCTGGCTAAGGAATAGCCGGGAATAAATGCTTCTACTAAGAAAAATTCTTGATTTTTCTCAAAGTAAGCAAATAACTGAGGGATTTGTTCGTGCTGGCCGAGCTTTTCTAGAACTTCTGCTTCTTTTTCAAACAGGCGGCGGGCAGTCTCGATTAGTTTCGGATCGTTACTTGCAGGCCGCAGATGCTTGACAAAACATTGCGGTTCCCCAGGGCGGCGAGTATCTTTAGCTAGATAAGTTTGTCCAAATTCTCCTGTTTCTATGACTTCAATGATTTGATAGCGTCCGTCCAAAAGTTGGCTAACCATGAAAACAACCCAGCTCTTTTTTGGTTGATGGTGGCATGAAAAATTTTCGCTGCCGTTGGTTGATGTTTTAGGAGAGAGAAAAGCGCCAATGCGATCGCACGCCATCGGCAGAGTTATCTAGATGCTTTGAGTTGAGTTGAGGCGGCGACTCATTTACCTTCAAGCATTTGAGTCAATTTCCAATTCTGGAATTTAGGCACTACAGGTAACAATTCTCCTGCCATTGCGTAACGCCCCTAGTTGGAAGTGCGGCGGTTCGCCCTCCGCAGCTCTCTCCAGTGACAAACTTTCATCTGTAATTAAACGAGCACAACCCTGGTCTTGTAAAATACCTCTAAGCCGACGAATTATTGTTACCAGTTTATTGTCAAACTCAATTATGTACTAGATGTGGACAGACTAGATTCTACCACAACGCGCCTTCTGCGATCTAGTTTTGTGTCTGCCCGTCTAGCGATCGCTCAACGGACACGGTTTTTCTCCACAAGCTCACTAGCAGGCTAAGGCTAAGGGAAAAGGCTATTGCTGGTAAGCTTTCTGGGAATTAGGATCTTACTTTTTATAAAGAAAATGCTGAAAACCCCTGAGAAACAGCAACGCAGTTGCGTTATGCAGAAGAATTTAGGCTGAATTCTGGCTTTGGGTTTCTTTTTCAAATTGTTTCCATCTCTACAAAAATTGCTTTTCGCTTTATTTTTTCAATATTTGCAAAGCTTGATATGCCAAAAACAAGAAACCCAAAGAACCCAAAGCCGTGACTCCTTCTACTATTAAATCGGCTGTCAAAAATTCACCCATAACAGTGTCCTCCTACAATTAATTGCGATTTTTGATTGGGATTGAAAAAATCTAGAAAAACTTATGTTTTTAGTTTTTCCTTGTCTGGTCTATCGATTATAGCAACCGCCACGACAGTTAAGACATTCTTAATTCCTACCAGCATAGATTCTCAACCCTTCTTCCCCGATCGTCATAGTCCCTAGCCCCCTGTCTCTAGCGATCGCACTCCTGAGTCTTTAGAGTCGCCGGGTTTTTATACCATTTTCCGATCAAAAATGATATCACAGCTACTAGATAATTAAATCCTTTTTTCTGCTGCTATTTCATCTCAATTAACAGTCAATGTGTCGAACCACTGTAAAATCCGATTCCAGGCCCACCAGCGATCGCGATCGGCAAATTGATGCTGACAGCGTTTACTACTGATATACCCGACATGACCACCGTAGGCTGTCAGCACTAATTCTAAGGCTGGATTGTTGGCACTAATGGCTTGCAACTCAGAGACAAGAATGGGGTCAAACATCGGATCGTCCGCTGCATACAGGATAAAAGTGGGTTTTTTGAGGTGAGGCAAAATGTGTAGAGCGCTGCTAGCGTCATAGTATTCTTCTACAGAGGAGAAACCTAACCGCCCAATGACCAGTTCATGGTCAAATCCCCAAATGCTATTGGCGCGTTCAATGGCCGCCGGATCGATCGCCCCTGGATGTGATGCGGCGATCTGTTTTGCTAGTTTTTTTAACTGTCGGGCGATCGCTTTTTCTAAAAATTTCCCCCATTCATCTTTAACCAGATAAGACAGAGAACGGTTCGAGTCTAAACTGGGACAAATCACCGCCGCGCCTGCTAGTTCTGACTCTTCGAGTCCTAAATCAGGCCCCCAATCTGCGATCGCCTGAGCTGATTTTACAGCCCACAATGCTAATTGTCCCCCCAGGGAATAACCCGTGAACCAAAAAGGGGCGGGACATCCCATCTCTTTCGCAGCCGCAGCAATCCGAACGAAATCTTCGCCTTCGTATAGACCATCAGAAGTCAGCGTAGGAGAAAGTTCGGCAGTTTTGCCGTGAGCTCGCCAGTCAAAGAATACCACTGCACAGCCTTGGGAATAGGCTTTACGACCCAGTAGCCGAAGAAACCATTGATTATCCAGATCGCCAGTAATCCCGTAAGTGCCAACAATGGTATATCGGGGATTTTCGGGAATCGCAACTAGACCGAAAATCGGTACTCCACAAGCACCAGTAAAGATATGTTCTTGGTAAGGGGGCTCTGGATCGGAGATCGTTTTTTCCCAATGGCGACTAGCCCTTAATGCGCCGTACAACGTCATTAATAGGCCATTGTTAAGCAGCCAAGGTGGAGTATAGCCAATGGTCATAAGTGGATGTCGAAAATATCTGTCTCGTTGGTGGAATACTTTTACTGGACAGGTTGGTTATTTTAGCGAATAACCCTGGAAAAAGCAATGTTTTTTGAGTAAATGCACTCAAAGTCCTAAACTTTGCCCTTTACTATCTCCTGACTTTGACGGCCAGCGAACCGTCAGAATTATAGAATCTTCCTCAGCGAACCAATAATGAGACACACCCGGACACCAAAGAGCATAATCACCTTCACCAGAAAGCAAGACCTCTGACTCTGGAAATTGAATCCGAAATCGCCCTTTAATTAAAATAGAAAGTGTAGTAGCTTCAGTATTTACAGCCCACTGAGTTCTACATTCCCCTGCTTTATGAGTCCCCCATTTTACCTCTAAAACAGACGTTGAGCGAGGATCGTCAT from Kamptonema formosum PCC 6407 includes the following:
- a CDS encoding serine/threonine-protein kinase; translated protein: MVSQLLDGRYQIIEVIETGEFGQTYLAKDTRRPGEPQCFVKHLRPASNDPKLIETARRLFEKEAEVLEKLGQHEQIPQLFAYFEKNQEFFLVEAFIPGYSLASEILPGKPLSEEQVVRLLKEVLEILVFVHGHGVIHRDIKPGNLIRRQSDGKLVLLDFGAVKEINLDRGQKPATVRIGTLEYMPIEQFQYNPQLNSDIYAVGMIGIQALTGLPAYELPKLRDRDNPHGGEIFWRHLAVVSQELADVLDNMVRYDFHQRYQSAAEAVADLKRVSDRSRTRVPKITIYREEVERRASHRGEISIVGRKILAELRNSLELLPEEADAIEDEVLNPYRKFKDKAQQYEQALVESMQQEYPFAKDTRDELKRLQQILGLTDQDIELIESRVLPKSLLVKLQNLILSFTQPKQSSDQPPGRFYPPGSRIADNGLPQAISNGQVSPINRNLTVIPQPQNRRINPYLIGASIAAILAVVAAIYGYLQWQKLQQRRQQESQQLNTINALYKESNYQECINQGEKVNNSSSRYADAQLLVKQCQDGTNWKNVTVKNFAEHSNAVGAVAFSPDGLTIASGSKDKTIKIWDLATGNLIRSFDGDSSAIWSVAFNSNGTRLAAGTSYWRILLWNLKTGELVRTVDHDAAVWSVAIAPDGLTLASGSSDKTSKTWNVATGDLIYNLPDHSDYVYSVAISPDGKTLVSGSKDKTITIVDVETGRLINTIDGHSDQVRSVAISPDGKTLVSGSYDRTIKIWNLATGELIRTLNGHSGEIVSVAISPDGKTIASGSKDKTIKIWDLRSGVLLNSLTGHSNEVYTVAFSPDGKTIASGGKDNTIKLWRQ
- a CDS encoding YheT family hydrolase, which codes for MTIGYTPPWLLNNGLLMTLYGALRASRHWEKTISDPEPPYQEHIFTGACGVPIFGLVAIPENPRYTIVGTYGITGDLDNQWFLRLLGRKAYSQGCAVVFFDWRAHGKTAELSPTLTSDGLYEGEDFVRIAAAAKEMGCPAPFWFTGYSLGGQLALWAVKSAQAIADWGPDLGLEESELAGAAVICPSLDSNRSLSYLVKDEWGKFLEKAIARQLKKLAKQIAASHPGAIDPAAIERANSIWGFDHELVIGRLGFSSVEEYYDASSALHILPHLKKPTFILYAADDPMFDPILVSELQAISANNPALELVLTAYGGHVGYISSKRCQHQFADRDRWWAWNRILQWFDTLTVN